One window of Vespula pensylvanica isolate Volc-1 chromosome 15, ASM1446617v1, whole genome shotgun sequence genomic DNA carries:
- the LOC122634761 gene encoding forkhead box protein C1-A produces the protein MCSNESPPPAKEPLAVGLGNPMAGFLPGLEHYRLQLYHYAMAERLRLAQQLHPQHPGVGHPPSGSPGHLGMGAAFPAPLPLYPAAAAGYPSRLALSMALLHPHHQRIPEEPKPQHSYIGLIAMAILSSPEKKLVLSDIYQHILEHYPYFRTRGPGWRNSIRHNLSLNDCFVKSGRSANGKGHYWAIHPANLEDFRRGDFRRRKAQRKVRRHMGLAVDEEPDSPSPPPLPATPPPSASALVGPTVGSQQITGIWTSPAPPPPPPPPHSHHHHHHHHHHHHHQQQQQQQQQQQQQQQQQQQQQQQQQQQHTFQNRSIRQSSSLQPSRKRQFDVASLLAPDDQHHIESDLRSNKSRRFSCSEEDELHDLHEHEQEQDEDVDVDVDVDVVAESNAIPSPNGTTPSASPEAKLVSPIGHWNDRSLQTGPQQLPSLHLHNHVHVRNYYVPANASNASGV, from the coding sequence atgtgcAGCAACGAAAGTCCACCGCCTGCTAAGGAACCATTGGCCGTTGGATTGGGTAATCCAATGGCTGGGTTCTTACCAGGATTGGAACATTATCGTCTTCAACTTTATCATTATGCCATGGCCGAGAGGTTGCGTTTGGCTCAACAATTACATCCTCAACATCCTGGAGTCGGTCATCCACCGTCGGGTTCACCGGGACATCTTGGAATGGGCGCCGCGTTTCCCGCACCATTGCCATTGTATCCAGCAGCAGCGGCTGGTTATCCAAGTCGATTGGCATTGTCAATGGCGTTACTGCATCCTCATCATCAGAGAATACCGGAGGAACCCAAACCGCAGCATAGTTACATCGGTTTAATAGCTATGGCTATATTGTCGTCGccggaaaaaaaattggtcCTTTCGGATATCTATCAGCATATACTCGAACACTATCCCTATTTTCGTACGCGCGGTCCGGGCTGGAGAAATTCTATAAGACACAATCTCTCGTTGAACGATTGTTTCGTTAAATCGGGTAGAAGTGCCAACGGGAAGGGTCATTATTGGGCCATTCATCCGGCTAATCTCGAGGATTTTAGACGCGGTGATTTTCGTAGACGCAAAGCCCAAAGAAAAGTACGAAGGCATATGGGTTTAGCCGTTGACGAGGAACCCGACAGTCCCAGTCCACCACCTTTGCCAGCTACACCACCACCTTCCGCATCGGCGTTAGTTGGTCCAACCGTCGGTTCTCAACAGATCACGGGAATTTGGACGAGTCCTgcgccaccaccacctccgccACCTCCGCattctcatcatcatcatcatcatcatcatcatcatcatcaccatcaacaacaacaacaacaacaacaacaacaacaacagcaacaacaacaacagcaacagcaacagcagcagcaacagcaacaacatacttttcaaaatcgttcgatcagACAATCGTCGTCTCTTCAACCATCGAGGAAACGACAGTTCGACGTAGCTTCTCTGTTAGCGCCGGACGATCAACATCACATCGAGTCGGACTTGAGATCGAACAAATCCAGAAGGTTCAGTTGCAGCGAGGAAGACGAATTACATGATCTTCACGAACACGAACAGGAACAAGACGAGGACGTTGACGTTGACGTCGACGTTGACGTTGTAGCCGAAAGCAACGCTATTCCGTCGCCTAACGGGACAACGCCATCGGCCAGTCCAGAAGCTAAATTGGTCTCACCGATCGGACATTGGAACGATCGGAGTTTGCAAACTGGACCACAACAGTTACCATCTCTTCATCTTCACAATCACGTACACGTTAGGAATTATTACGTACCGGCGAACGCCAGTAACGCTTCTGGTGTCTAA